Below is a window of Agrobacterium vitis DNA.
GGCATTCATCTGGCTGACAGTGCCATGCGCGATGGCCGATTCGATGTAACGCTGGTGCAACCCCTGTCACGGCTGGGCTATCTGGACTATGCGGCCGTGACCGAAGTGTTCCAGATGGTACGACCGTCAAAGGCCTGATTTTCCCGGCAAGGCGGCGCAGATCGCTGCCACCGCCTTGCCGCTATCGCCGATGAGAGCGGTAAAGCCGCGCTTTAACAGATCAGTTGCTGCGTCAGGATCTTCGAGGCTGCATGGGCGGACGAAGGTAGGCAGATTGGCGCTGGCTGCGGCCAGTTGCACGAGGCTGCGGGAGGTTTCCAGAACCGGCTGGGCATGGCGCGGTGTCTCGGCTTTGATAGCAGTGATGACCGCTTTTTCATCCAGGCCAAGACCGATCAGCCGGGCCGAACTGGCGGCGATGGCGGATGCCTGGAAAAAGCCGGAAGGGTCGCCGCCGAGAAGGGCAATGAAGGGTGTGCTGCCATCGGCAAGCCCGGCTCTCGCTTCCTCGACCCGCAAGAGCGCATCCAGCCGCTGGCTATCGGCGGCTGTTGCGACATCCGTCAGCATCAACCCATCCGGCTCCAGCGCCATCAGCCGGGCGAGAAGGGCCGCGAAGTCATCATGGTCCAGCCGGGCGGAAAGATGAAACAGCACGGGCAGGGTGGGTGAGGGTTTTTTTTGTCGCCAGCTGGCATATACTGCGGCTGGATCGGTGCTGCCAAAAACCAGTGCGTCCGGGGAGGCTGGCGACGACTCTTGTTTTGTCTCGATCAGCAATAGCACCTGGCAAGGTTTCTCCTTGAAGAAAAGCAAACGCTGATCCTTCCGATCCTCATGGTTAAACGACATGGTGAACCAATCTTAAACTTTTCTCGCATATCATAATGGCAATGGGTCGGGTTTAGTTTTGATTGGGGTTGTCAGTGCTTGTAAAGGCTTTCTTTCGCTGGTCTGAAACCGCAAAGGCGTGCGACCGGGCGAAGGCCGCCAATGCGCTGGGCCGGGCCTATCTGCATTCCCCGATGACCGAAGACGACCGGCGCTCCACCTACGTCGCCATAACCTATCTTCTGGACGATCCCTCACCCAAAGTGCGGCTGGCGCTGGCCGAGGCGCTGGCCTGTTCGGCTGAGGCGCCGCGCGCCATCCTGATCTCCTTATGTGAAGACCAGCCGGAGATCGCCTCTCGGGTCATTCTCTGCTCGCCCGTGCTGCAAGACCGTGACCTGGTTGATCTGGCCGGTCGAGGCAGCAGCATGACGCGGGCCTTCATTGCCGCGCGTCCACAGCTTTCCTGCGCCGTTGCCGCCGCCCTCAGCGAGATTGGCGACCTGCCGGAATGCCTGGTGCTGCTCGATAACCCCACCGCCGCCATTTCGCCTTTCAGCCTACTGCGACTGACTGAGCGCCACGGCTCCCACGATTCGATGAGGGGTGTCTTGCTGGAGCGTCTGGACTTGCCGGGCCGGGCGAGGCACCTGCTGGTTTCACAAGCCAGTCAGGCGCTTGCGGCCTCCGGCCTACTGCGATTTTCCCTTGGGGAAAGCAAGCTCACTCGGCTGAACCGTGAAATCGGCGTCAGTGCAGCCGCAGTGATTGCCGGTGAGGTCAGCTTCGATGAAATTCCCGATCTGGTCGAGCAGATGCGCATCAATGGTCAATTGACGCCCGCCTTGCTGATCGAACTTCTGTGCCGAGGCAAGGTGGATTTCTTCGCCAGTGCCATCGAATCGCTGAGTGGTTTACAGGAGCGCCGGGTGCGCTCGATCCTGGCCACGGGCCGTATGCATGCGGTGCGGGCGCTGCTTCTTTCAGCCGGTCTTGACCACACAATCGCACCGCTGTTCGTTGAAGCCGTGCTGCTTTGGCGTCATGCCGTGCAGACGGCGACCCATGGTGAGATCGGCAGCATTTGCCAGCCGCTTCTTGCCAAGGGGAGCAAGCTGGCGTCTAGCGAGGCAGCGCGGCAATTGCTGGATCTGGTGGAAACCATGCTTCATCAGGATGAGCGCCGACAGGCCCGCCAATATGCCGCACATCTTGTGGTCGATGCAGCCTGATTTCTTCCGGGATGAGGTCGTGCCGGGTTATTTGGTCAGCTTTTTCGCGGCCCAGGCATAGGTATCGGTGACCACATGCACCGGGGTGGTGAACACCATCTTGATATCCTCCTTGCCGGGCAGAACCTGTTTTACACTGTTAATGGCACGATCCGCGAGAGACCGCTTTTCAGCCTCTGGCACTGGATCGGTTGGCGTTGCTGGGACCGCTGTCACGGTCGTCTGGGGAGGTGTCACCGTCTGTTGCTGGCAAAAGGCAACGACGCTGGGGAAATTCACATTGGAATATTGCCCCAGCACATTTTCCGAATCGCGATTGCACAATTCCACCGAAACCCAGCGCTGCTCGGCGGTGGCGATATACTGGCATTGGCTGACGCTGTCATTGCATCCCAGAATGGTCATGATCACAAGTGAGGCTTGCATCGGATCGTCCTTCCAGTCAGTAAAGTTATCAGTAACGCAACAAGATTGGCGCAACCAAGACCAATCGGCCCTCGGACAAAAAATTATAACATATAATCGTTTTTGTCCGGTTTGGTGCCTTTCAGGATCGACAGATGTCCGTGAACAATCCTCTTTTGGCAATCACCATTGAACCGCCCCGCCAGCCCGACGTGATCCGGTTGCTGGATCTCTCCGATGCTTATATGGCTGCACTCTATCCAGCGGAAAGCAACCATCTTCTGGAAGTTTCGTCACTGGAAAAGCCTGATGTCCATTTTTTCGTGGCGCGCCATGAAGGGCAGGTGGTCGGCTGCGCCGCCATTGTCGAGGCTGGTGATGGCACGGCGGAGATCAAGCGGATGTTTGTCGACCCGCAATCAAGAGGCCTGTCCCTCGGCAAAAAGCTGATGGCAGCCTTGGAGGAGCAGGCAAAAAAGCTTGGCCTTGAGGCGCTGCGCCTTGAGACAGGCATCAGCCAGCCGGAAGCGATTGGTCTCTATCGCAAAGCCGGTTTTGAGGAAATCCCGCCCTTCGGCTCTTACCGTCCCGATCCGCTCAGCATGTTCATGGAAAAACGGCTGGAAAATCCTGTCGCTTGATCGGCCTTCGTCGTTGAAGGGTTAAATATCCAGGTTTTCCGCAAAGGCGGCCCGTTCCTGAATGAAACGGAAGCGGGCTTCCGGTTTTGTCCCCATCAAGGCGTCCACCGCATCACGGGTGCCTTCGAAATCGACGTCGTCGATCTCGACTTTCAGCAGCATCCGCTTGGCCGGGTCCATGGTGGTTTCCTTCAACTGGGCTGGCATCATTTCGCCGAGACCTTTGAACCGGCCGATTTCGACTTTTTTGCCTTTGAAGGTGGTTTCCATCAGTTCGGCACGGTGAGCATCATCGCGGGCATAGACCGTCTTTGCACCCTGGCGGATCACGTAGAGCGGCGGCACGGCCAGATAGAGATGATTGCCCCGGATCAGTTCCGGCATTTCCTGATAGAAAAAGGTGATCAGCAGCGAAGCGATATGGGCGCCGTCCACGTCGGCATCGGTCATGATGACGATGCGCTCATAGCGCAGGTCTTCATCACGATATTTCGTGCGGGTGCCACAGCCGAGCGCCTGGATCAGGTCGGCAATCTGCTGGTTGGCCATCAGCTTTTCACGGCTGGCGCTCCCGACATTGAGGATCTTGCCGCGCAAGGGCAGAATGGCCTGGTTGGAGCGGTTACGGGCCTGCTTGGCCGAGCCGCCAGCCGAATCGCCTTCGACGATGAACAGTTCCGCGCCCTCGGCGGTGTTCTGGGCGCAATCCGCCAGCTTGCCGGGCAGGCGCAGCTTGCGCACCGCGGTCTTTCGGTTGACTTCCTTTTCCTTGCGCCGCCGCAGCCGTTCCTCGGCCCGCTCGATCACCCAGTCCAGCAGCTTGGCGGCTTCATTCGGATTGTCAGCCAGATAATGGTCGAAAGGATCGCGCAGGGCGTTTTCGACCAGACGCTGCGCCTCGACCGTCGCCAGCTTGTCCTTGGTCTGACCGACAAATTCCGGTTCGCGGATGAAAACCGACAGCATGCCGACCGCCGAAATCATCACGTCATCGGTGCTGATTTGCTGGGCACGCTTGTTCTGGGTCAGTTCAGCATAATTCTTCAAGCCCTTGGTCAACGCAATGCGCAAACCGGCCTCATGCGTGCCGCCTTCGGGCGTCGGGATGGTGTTGCAATAGGAATGAACCTGCGGATCGCCGCCATACCAGGTGATCGCCCATTCCATCGCGCCATGGCCGCCGGTTTTTTCGGTCTTGCCGGCAAAAATTTCGCGGGTGACGGTAAATTCCTTGCCGAGCGTCGCGGCCAGATAATCCTTCAACCCGCCGGGGAAGTGAAACACCGCCTTATCCGGAATGTCGCCGCCGGTGGTCAGGATTGCCGGATCGCAGGACCAGCGGATTTCCACGCCACCGAACAGATAGGCCTTGGAGCGGGCCATGCGGAAAATCCGGCCCGGATCGAATTTCGCGTGATCACCGAAGATCTGCGGATCGGGGTGAAAGCGCACCCGCGTACCACGCCGGTTATGGACATCGCCCAATTCTTCCAACCCGCCCAGCGGCACGCCGCGCGAAAACCGCTGGCGATAGAGCTTGCGATTGCGGGCCACTTCCACTTCCAGCAGATCAGACAGCGCATTGACGACGGATACGCCGACCCCGTGCAAGCCGCCTGAGGTCTCATAGGCCTTGCCGTCGAATTTGCCGCCCGCATGCAGCTTGGTCATGATCACTTCAAGGGTGGATTTGCCCGGCACCTGCGGATGCAACTCGACGGGAATGCCGCGACCATTGTCGGAAACCGTCAGAAAGCCTTCGGCATCCAGATGGACATCGATGAAATTGGCATGGCCGGCCACCGCCTCGTCCATCGAATTGTCGATCACCTCGGCAAAGAGATGGTGCAGGGCCTTTTCGTCCGTGCCGCCGATATACATGCCGGGACGCATCCGCACCGGCTCCAGCCCTTCCAGAACACGGATGGAGGACGCGCCATAATCGTCGGGATTGCCAGTGGAGGCGGGCGTGGCTGAGCCGAAAGCCACTGCCTTGGCCGGGGTTTCCGGCTGGGCGGCGGGAACAGTCGTGGCACTAGCCGCCGCCACATCGGCAGCACCTTTCTGCGTCTTCGCCGCCTTGGGGGGCGTCGACGGCAGGGCGGCAAAAAGGTCGTTGTTATCGTCCATGATCTTGTCTGTCATTTGCTTGTGGTCTTCAGCGGAGCGTCGTGAAGAATTCTGTCTTGCGATAGGGCATACGCTCGTCCGTCCCTGGCGCTTTCGGCGCAGTTTCCGGTTTGTTCCTGATTAGCGCATATTCTCGGCAACAATCAACCGATTGCGTTCAAGTACGCCCATTCCTTTATTGCCTGTTGCGGCAAGGACGCGGGAGAATTATGTAGCACTTGGTCAAACCATGTCCATTCAGCCTGTTTTCAAGGAAAACTTTTGCGTTTCTCGTGACGGCGTGGCAAGGCTGCGCCGTTAAGGAGACCTGATCCCGATGCGGATGTCCACAGTTCATTTGTTCGCCCCCGTGGTTCTGGCCGCTCTCTGCTCGGTCGCCAGCTCTTTGCCTGCAACGAGTGCGCCTGCCTTTAGCCTCAAACCGTTCAAGGACGAGCTGTTTTCCGGCCAGACCGTGCTGGAAAGCCGCGACAAGGGTGATTTCCAGACCATCGACTATCAGGAAATGCGCGACATCAATGGCCGCGACGAAATTCCAGAGCGCCGGGTGAAGTCCGCCTACGTCTCGCTTGGTGTGCGTCACCAGCAAAAGGACGAGACGCTGGATCTCGGTGATGCCGGCAAGCTGGACGTAACGAGGACCGGACCTGCTGATGGCGCGGCATTCACGGTGATCTTCATTCACGGCCGGGGCGGGGACCGCCGCCTTGGAGCCGATGACTACAAATTCGGCGGCAATTTCAACCGGCTGAAAAATCTCGCCAGCGACAATGGTGGAACCTATTACGCCCCCTCCGTTCGGTCCTTCGACCAATCGGGGGTAACGCAGGTTGCGGCCCTGATCGATTATGCCTCCGCCCATTCCGGTGGGCGTCCGGTGGTATTGTCCTGCGCGTCCATGGGCAGTTTCATCTGTTGGGGCCTGACCCGTGACGAACGAATCGTTGCCAAACTGTCCGGCATGGCCATTCTCGGCGGAGCCAGCGATCCGGATTTCACTGCCAGTGCGGCCTTCAAACGCAAGCTGCCGATGTGGTTTACCCATGGCAGCCGTGATAGCGTCTATGCCGCCGGCGACCAGATCGCGCTTTACGAGCGCCTGCACCGCACCGGCTATCCAACCCGATTCACGTTGTTTCTGACCGGTTCTCACGGGACGCCGGTGCGCATGACCGACTGGCGCGCCGTACTGAACTGGCTGATCCGCTAGAAACTACTGTTTTGGTCTGTCATTTGGGGAAAGCAGGGTTTCAATTTTCCCTGGCAAATTCCAGATTGAGCTGCGTTGACCCGCTCACGCAGACACGGTTGCGCCCGCTGCGCTTTGCCTCGTAAAGGGCCGCGTCGGCGCGGTTCAGCAGGTCTTCCAACGAAACCGTTGCCGTGGGGCCTTCCGCTACACCCAGACTTGCTGTTGTCACCTGGCCTCTGCCTTTGCCCAAATGCGGGATGTTCATGCACTCGATGGCCCGGCGGATGGCCTCTGCTATCGCACAGGCAGCATCAACATCCGTATTCGGAAGCAAAACGAGCATTTCCTCGCCGCCGTAGCGGAAGGCAAAGCCTTTTTCACCGGCATTGTCGCGAATGCACTGGCTGACAGTGCGTAGACATTCATCACCTTCCAGATGGCCATGCACATCGTTGTAAAGCTTGAAATCATCGATATCGAGCATGATGGCGCAAACATGTGTTGCCGGCACTTTGCCTTTCCACATGTCGGTCGCGACCTGCACCAGCGAGCGACGGTTTAGCAGGCCACTCAACTCGTCACGGGCGGCGTTATGTTCCAATTGCTGTTGCAGCAGGCCAGCGCGCAGCCTGTTGAGGAAATTCAATCGATCGGTATGTTCGAGAAAATAGGCACTGAGCGCCAGGAAAATTGCGATCGTAATGTAGAAACTGATCAGCCCACTATAGGTGATGTCATCGAAAGAGCCGTTCAACTTTGCGGTTTTCAGCAGCACGGCGCACATCAGCGTCAGGCCGATTACCACGATATGAAACCGTGGCCGTAGCGCAATGACGAAGAACAGGAATGCCGCGACATTGCCGTTCTGGTAAACGAACATGTACGGACTATTGCTGTAGATTGCGACCGACATCGGCAGGAGAATGCTGAATGTGCCTATTGCCAGCGACAGAAGTTCGTAATTCAGGGCGGTGCGCCAGCGTCTGACGGCAAGCACGCTGATAATTGCAAAGGGCGTGAATATCCCAAAGCGCACGATCATCAGTTTGTCGAACACGTCGGCCATCATCGTCGCGTCACCGATGAAAACGGCATCGTAGATAAGCGTGCCGACCACTGCCCAGAATGGTGTCAACTTGATCCGATTGGCGACATATTCCTGAAGAAATTCCGCTTCTACGGCAGGGCTGAACCGCAACGCCGGGAAGCCGCGGGCAATTTGCCGGTCGATGGCTTCAAGGGATACGGTGGCCATTGCGGCTCTCCGGTTGGCTAAGGGGAAACAAGCTTTCCGCATACGCCGAAACGTGGCTTTGGAGAAGCGTCGGCGTTAAGAAATATCAAAACAATTTAAAAGTCTTGCGAAGAACGAATCGGTTAAACAGCCCGCCCAGGATTTGGTTCAAGAGTTTGGCAGCATCGGATTGAAACAGAGAGACTCGAAGCTTTTCTTGTTTTCATTTGTCTTTTCGGAAAATCAGTCTCCCATTTTTCCTAGAAAAATCTCTGTTTTAATCCCTAAAATCACAGGGTTAAGTTGCCATCCTGCATGAATTAACGGCATGTTGCATTGCAACTTGCCTTTTTTGCCGCCACGTCCTTTTATAGGGTGTCTATAGCCTGTCGCGTTCAACTGGAATCAGTTGAACGATAACGGACATGCGGAAAATAAAACAAAGCGCGACATCGTTGAATTCAATGGAATACGCCGCGCTTTAATGTGGAAGATTATTGTTTATGATTTCCCTGGTGTCGGTTGAGGCGCGAAAAAGCGGTTTCCGGCGGATCAGGGTCATGGAATCAGGGTGGGTTGGATCGATATGACACCA
It encodes the following:
- a CDS encoding phospholipase; translation: MRMSTVHLFAPVVLAALCSVASSLPATSAPAFSLKPFKDELFSGQTVLESRDKGDFQTIDYQEMRDINGRDEIPERRVKSAYVSLGVRHQQKDETLDLGDAGKLDVTRTGPADGAAFTVIFIHGRGGDRRLGADDYKFGGNFNRLKNLASDNGGTYYAPSVRSFDQSGVTQVAALIDYASAHSGGRPVVLSCASMGSFICWGLTRDERIVAKLSGMAILGGASDPDFTASAAFKRKLPMWFTHGSRDSVYAAGDQIALYERLHRTGYPTRFTLFLTGSHGTPVRMTDWRAVLNWLIR
- a CDS encoding GGDEF domain-containing protein, with protein sequence MATVSLEAIDRQIARGFPALRFSPAVEAEFLQEYVANRIKLTPFWAVVGTLIYDAVFIGDATMMADVFDKLMIVRFGIFTPFAIISVLAVRRWRTALNYELLSLAIGTFSILLPMSVAIYSNSPYMFVYQNGNVAAFLFFVIALRPRFHIVVIGLTLMCAVLLKTAKLNGSFDDITYSGLISFYITIAIFLALSAYFLEHTDRLNFLNRLRAGLLQQQLEHNAARDELSGLLNRRSLVQVATDMWKGKVPATHVCAIMLDIDDFKLYNDVHGHLEGDECLRTVSQCIRDNAGEKGFAFRYGGEEMLVLLPNTDVDAACAIAEAIRRAIECMNIPHLGKGRGQVTTASLGVAEGPTATVSLEDLLNRADAALYEAKRSGRNRVCVSGSTQLNLEFAREN
- a CDS encoding DUF2336 domain-containing protein gives rise to the protein MLVKAFFRWSETAKACDRAKAANALGRAYLHSPMTEDDRRSTYVAITYLLDDPSPKVRLALAEALACSAEAPRAILISLCEDQPEIASRVILCSPVLQDRDLVDLAGRGSSMTRAFIAARPQLSCAVAAALSEIGDLPECLVLLDNPTAAISPFSLLRLTERHGSHDSMRGVLLERLDLPGRARHLLVSQASQALAASGLLRFSLGESKLTRLNREIGVSAAAVIAGEVSFDEIPDLVEQMRINGQLTPALLIELLCRGKVDFFASAIESLSGLQERRVRSILATGRMHAVRALLLSAGLDHTIAPLFVEAVLLWRHAVQTATHGEIGSICQPLLAKGSKLASSEAARQLLDLVETMLHQDERRQARQYAAHLVVDAA
- the parE gene encoding DNA topoisomerase IV subunit B, whose amino-acid sequence is MTDKIMDDNNDLFAALPSTPPKAAKTQKGAADVAAASATTVPAAQPETPAKAVAFGSATPASTGNPDDYGASSIRVLEGLEPVRMRPGMYIGGTDEKALHHLFAEVIDNSMDEAVAGHANFIDVHLDAEGFLTVSDNGRGIPVELHPQVPGKSTLEVIMTKLHAGGKFDGKAYETSGGLHGVGVSVVNALSDLLEVEVARNRKLYRQRFSRGVPLGGLEELGDVHNRRGTRVRFHPDPQIFGDHAKFDPGRIFRMARSKAYLFGGVEIRWSCDPAILTTGGDIPDKAVFHFPGGLKDYLAATLGKEFTVTREIFAGKTEKTGGHGAMEWAITWYGGDPQVHSYCNTIPTPEGGTHEAGLRIALTKGLKNYAELTQNKRAQQISTDDVMISAVGMLSVFIREPEFVGQTKDKLATVEAQRLVENALRDPFDHYLADNPNEAAKLLDWVIERAEERLRRRKEKEVNRKTAVRKLRLPGKLADCAQNTAEGAELFIVEGDSAGGSAKQARNRSNQAILPLRGKILNVGSASREKLMANQQIADLIQALGCGTRTKYRDEDLRYERIVIMTDADVDGAHIASLLITFFYQEMPELIRGNHLYLAVPPLYVIRQGAKTVYARDDAHRAELMETTFKGKKVEIGRFKGLGEMMPAQLKETTMDPAKRMLLKVEIDDVDFEGTRDAVDALMGTKPEARFRFIQERAAFAENLDI
- a CDS encoding GNAT family N-acetyltransferase, whose translation is MSVNNPLLAITIEPPRQPDVIRLLDLSDAYMAALYPAESNHLLEVSSLEKPDVHFFVARHEGQVVGCAAIVEAGDGTAEIKRMFVDPQSRGLSLGKKLMAALEEQAKKLGLEALRLETGISQPEAIGLYRKAGFEEIPPFGSYRPDPLSMFMEKRLENPVA